Within the Flavobacterium sp. 9R genome, the region CTTTTTTCTTTAAAAAGACAAAGATATAGCGGAGAGCAAGTACCCTACTAACAAATAAGCCTTTTGTTTTGTGCTTCTAAAAATTGAAAACCTCGACTTGTTGTATATATAAGTCGAGGTTTTGTGATGGTTTGAGAACGGTTATTTTTTCTAAGCTTCTTCTTGTTGTTAATTTTTACCACATAGGAGAAGCATAGGATATGTGGCTTTTTAAAAGGACAAATAGACGTTTTACTATTCACATAGCTGGTCTATGTGTAAAATAGTGCTATTTCTATTGGTTTCTTTATTTATTTAGCGTTTGTCTATGATTTTCTATGTGGTTAATTTTTTTGATTTATTTGTATTTCTTTCAACTGATCTATTTTTTGTATTCCAGTAAATCGCCTGGCTCGCATTCTAAGGCTTTGCAGAGGGCTTCGAGGGTATTAAAACGAATGGCTTTTGCTTTGCCTGTTTTTAAAATCGAAAGGTTGGAGAGCGTTAAATCTACTTTTTCGGAAAGCTCGTTGAGGGACATTTTTCTTTTGGCCATCATTACATCTAGGTTGACTACTATAGGCATAATTATATGGTTAATTCGTTATCGGATTGGATTTCGATGCCTCTTTTGAAGATTTTTGCTATCAGAAATAAGATGATGCCCATAAAAAACCAAACATCGCCTCCGCCTACTGCGAATGTACTCAAGTCAGGAAGGGCAATAGGTTTTTCTTGCAACCACTTCAAGTAGTTGAGACCGTAATTAGAGAAAAAGGCGATTACGACACTTAAACCGCTTAAGGTTAAGAGAAAATGATACATTTTTGTGCTGAAGGGCTGATAAAGGTTCAGGTTTTTATCGTGCAATAGTTTTACGATAACAAAAAAGAGTACGGCTTTTAAAGTGGTAACGATGCTTAACAGCAGCATCACTACACCATAATGTCCAGGGTCAAATTGATAGAGTGCTTTTAGACTCAAAAAATTGGCGTTGTACGAATTGATAGTGAAGGTGTAGAGGCCATTAAAAATGTACATTCCCGACTCAATGCAAATGCCAACAAAAAGGAAAAGGGCTACATAAAATAGAATTTTGAGTAGCTGTTCGGTGCTAATTCTGATTTCCATAAAAGTTTGTTTTTTTAGATTTGTTGATTCAAAAATAATAAAAATTTATTGATAAACAATAAAAATTTATTATTTTTATTTATTTAAATAAAAACGGTAATTCAGAAAATAGTGAAAGTGAGGGATTTAAAAAATGGGGTACGCCTAATGAAAACCCTTGTTTTTGCTGGTTTTTTTTCGAGGAATTTTGATAGTTTATTTTGGTTTTTAGACTAGCTTTTGCCATCGTTTTTGATTAATTTAGCACCACAAAAAAAGAAGAGAATGATTTCAGAAGCACAGTTTCAACAAGAGTTACAATTGTTTATTGCCAATGGTATTCGTGAAGATGTTGGCCCAGGAGATTACAGCTCCTTAGCTTGTATTCCGTCAACGGCCACAGGAAAAGCAAAATTGCTGGTAAAAGAAGATGGGATTATCGCGGGTGTTGCCTTGGCAAAAATGATTTTCAATTATGTTGACCCATCCTTACAAATAGAAACCTTTATACAAGATGGAACGCCTGTGCGCTATGGTGATGTGGTTTTTCACATATCGGGTAGTTCGCAATCGATATTAAAATCAGAACGTTTGGTGTTGAATACGATGCAACGTATGTCAGCTATTGCCACGAAAACCAATAGCTATGTTCGTTTGCTAGAAGGTACAAAAACCCAAATTTTAGATACTCGTAAAACAACACCAGGATTTCGTGCTGCCGAAAAATGGGCAGTAACCATTGGGGGAGGAGTGAATCATCGGTTTGCTTTATATGATATGATTATGCTCAAAGATAATCATATTGATTTTGCTGGAGGCATCACAAAAGCTATCGACAAAACAAAAGCCTATTTAAAGGAAAACAACTTGGATTTAAAAATCATTGTTGAAGCTAGAGATTTAGCTGAAATTGAAGAAATTTTAAAGTCTGAGGGTGTTTACAGAATTTTGATAGACAATTTTAATTACGAGGATACCCGCAAAGCAGTGGCAATGATTAACGGCAAATGCCAGTCCGAATCTTCAGGGAATATCAACGAAACGACTATAAGTGAATATGCTGCCTGTGGAGTGGATTTTATCTCTTCTGGAGCCTTAACGCACTCAGTGTACAATATGGATTTGAGTTTAAAAGCCATTTGATTGCATAAAAAAGATATTCAAATGACCCCAACAAATAAAGTTCCTTTTGAAATTTTAGTCAAAAACAAAATCAAAGCGAATGGCTTGGTTCGTAAATTGATTCATTTCTTGCAAAGCCAAAAACTCCTTTGGCTCGAAGAGGTTTCTCTATATGACTTCTTGCATTCTTATGTTTTGGGTATTTTAAACGGAAAATTATCGGTTCGAGCTGGAGCCATTGCCTTTAGTTTCTTTATGGCCTTGTTTCCGTTTGCACTTTATATTTTGAACCTAATTCCATACATACCAATTCAAGGTTTTCAAACCGATTTTTTGCGATTTGTAGAACAAAGCGTGCCGCCCAATACCTATGATGCGATTGCTGGAATTATTGATGATATCTTGAATAACAGTCACTCTGGCTTACTTTCTTCAGGTTTTATTTTATCTATTTTTTTAATGGCCAATGGTTTAAATGCTATCCTAGGAGGCTTTGAAGAATCAAGACACGTAACTGAGAAACGTGGTTTTATTGACCAGTACCTTGTGGCAATTGGAATGTCCATTTTCTTGTCATTTCTGTTGATTTTTACAGTGGCCATTATAGTAGTTTTCGAAGTTTTCATCCAAAAATCGAAAATACAAGATGTGCTAAGTGACAATATTCCGCTCATTCAACTCGGACGTTACTTGTTCCTTTCATTAATGATTTTGTTTACCACTTCTATTTTATTGCGCTTCGGAATCAAACAAAGACACAAACCTAAATTCATTTCAGTAGGTTCTGTTTTTACTACTATTTTAATCATTATTTCTTCTTACGGCTTTGGAATTTGGGTAGTGAAATTTTCCAAATACAACGAATTGTACGGCTCTATCGGTACACTTTTAATTCTGATGTTTTACATCTGGATTAACTGCATGTTGCTCTTGCTTGGTTTTGAACTCAATGCAATTATTCAGTCCCATCGCAACCAAATAAAATCAAAAAAAACGTTATAGTTGTGTTATAAATAAGACAAACTGTTTTATTTTTGAATAAATTTGGAACTCCAAAAGTCCTTTTTGCAAATATGAAAATGTTCTTTTTGGAGCTATTTGCTTCGCCAGTTCGCGATGCTTGTGTCCTGCTGTACGCTATATCTTGCTTGCTCTCTAAAGAAGAGACCTACCAAGGATGCCGCTTCCATCAGGGCTAGAAAAAATAAAAAACCAAGAAATAAATAACAAATGAGAAAAATCATTCTAGTAGCAAGTGTTTTATGTTTTGCTGTAGTGACAACCGTTCGTAGCCAATCTGTAGTTGGTAAATGGAAAACCATCGATGACGAAACTGGTAAACCAAAATCTATTGTAGAGGTTTATGAAAAGTCAGGCAAGATATATGGTAAAATTGTGGATATACTAGACCCACAAAAAAAAGACAAGCTATGTACTGAGTGTACAGGTGATGAGAAAAACAAACCCGTTTTAGGAATGGTTATCGTCAAAGGGCTTCAAAAAGACGCTGAAGAATTCAACGGAGGGAGCATTACAGACCCAGTAACAGGAAAGAAATACAAATGTTTCATTACGCTTGAAGGCAAAGACAAATTAAAAGTTAGAGGCTACATCGGCTTTGCTTTAATCGGAAGAACGCAATACTGGCATAGAGTAAAATAGTTTTTTACTTATAAGCGATACCCTTACAACTCAAATTTCTGATTATAATTTGAAATAGAGTTCTAAGGGTATTTTTTTATTATTTTTGATGCCTAGCCCAATACAGTAACCATTCAAAAATTGTCGCTTGACAAAACCAAGTATCCCATGTTTTTTGTTGAAGTAATTTTGCCATTAGCCTTAGCTAAAACCTTTACTTATCAAGTCTCTGAAACCGAATACCATTTCATAAAAAAAGGTATGCGATTGGCGGTGCCTTTTGGTAAAAGTAAAATCTACACGGCTATTGCTATCGAGTTACATCGCAACGAACCTACCTTATACCAAGCCAAAGAAATTCATCAAATTTTGGACCACGAACCAATGGTTACAGCCGTTCAATTGCAACATTGGTTTTGGATTGCTTCCTATTATATGTGTGCTATTGGTGAGGTATACAGAAATGCTGTGCCCTCTGCTTTACTTTTAGAAAGCGAAACGGTAGTGACGGCTCAAGCATCTTCTTTTCACAATGAAACGGACTTGTCAGACGAGGAGTACCTTGTCTATCAAGCTTTACAGCAACAGAGCTCACTAAAAATTGATGATATTATCGCAATTGTAAATAAGAAAAATGTTTTTCCAATCATTCATAAGCTGATTGATAAAAAAATAGTCTTTTTACAAGAAGAAATAGCAGAGGGGTACAAACCAAAGTTGGTGCGATATGTTCGTTTGCACCCGCAGTACAATTCGCAAGAGGGTTTAGGTGCTTTGCTAGAACAATTGAAAAATGCAAGCAAACAAAAAGAAATTGTACTCCATTATTTTCAATTGAATGCTACTGAAAAAAAGCCAATTCCAGTGAAAAAATTGGTTGAATCGGCTAACGTAACTTCAGCTGTCGTAAAGGCTTTAATTGATAAAGAGATTTTTGAGGAGTACTACATTCAACAAGACCGAGTAATGTACTCGGGTGAGGCTACTAAAAAGGAGTTGCTGTTGAGTAATGCACAACAAGAAGCTTTTGATGCCATACAAAACCAATTCTCGAATAGAGAGGTATGTTTGCTTCACGGAGTAACCTCTAGTGGGAAAACAGAGATATACATAAAATGGATAGAAACTTTTCTAGCAACAGGAAAGCAAGTGCTGTATTTGTTGCCAGAAATTGCTTTAACGACGCAATTAGTTAGCCGTTTGCGATTGCATTTTGGTGATAAAGTGGCAGTTTTTCATTCAAAGTTCAACAACAACGAGCGAGTAGAAGTATGGTACCAAGTCCTGCAAAATGCTGAAAAGGCTCAAATTGTTATTGGGGCACGTTCTGCACTGTTTCTTCCTTTTCAGCAGTTAGGAGCGATTATTATAGATGAAGAACACGAGCAAACCTTCAAGCAGATGGACCCTGCTCCGCGTTTTCACGCTCGTGATGCAGCCATTGTTTTAGCCAATTACCACAAATCAAAAGTCCTTTTGGGGTCAGCTACGCCAAGTTTAGAAACCTACTATAATGCCCAATCAGCCAAATACGGTTTGGTTACGCTTAAAGAAAGGTTTGGAAGAGTGCAAATGCCTGTAGTCGAACTGGTGGATATTAAAGATAAATATTTGCGCAAGCAAATGAAAGGACATTTTAGCGATACTCTGATAGCTGAAATAACCACAGCTTTGTCCTTGGGAGAACAAGTGATTTTGTTTCAAAATAGGAGAGGATTTGCTCCTGTGATAGAGTGTATGACGTGCGGTCACATTCCACAGTGCCCCCAATGTGACGTGAGTTTGACCTATCACAAATTCAAAAGTCAGTTGCGTTGTCATTATTGTGGATATGCAATGGGTAAGCCTTCCAATTGTCATGCATGTTCTAGTATCGATTTGACGACTAAAGGTTTTGGAACCGAGCAAATAGAACTCGAGTTGCTGTCATTATTTCCAAATGCCAAATGCGGGAGAATGGACCAAGATACCACAAGAGGGAAATACGGTTTCGAAAAGATATTAGACAGTTTCAAAAATCAAGAAATTGATATTTTGGTGGGTACCCAAATGCTAGCCAAAGGATTGGATTTTGACAATGTGAGCTTAGTGGGTATTATGAATGCGGATACGATGTTGTACCATCCCGATTTTAGGGCGTTCGAACGTAGTTTTCAAATGATGACGCAAGTAGCAGGTAGAGCTGGACGTTCAGAAAAGCAGGGTAAGGTGATTATTCAGACCTATAACCCTTTGCACAATACCATACAGCAAGTAACCAGAAACGATTACGAAGGAATGTTTAAGGAACAGTTGTATGAGAGACAGATTTATAAATACCCTCCTTACTTTAGATTGATAAAAATAACACTCAAACATCGAGATTTTGACAAGCTAAAGGAAGGCGCTATGTGGCTGTATCAAGTGATGAGTCAAGCATTGGATATGCCGGTTTTAGGTCCAGAAGAGCCTGCTATCAACAGAATCAGAAACGAGTACATCAGGACCATTATGGTAAAAATTCCCCACACACAACCCATTGGCAGCACAAAAACTAGACTACAAAAGGTACTCAACAGTTTTGAAGCTGTAGCAAATTATAGAGCGATAAAAGTAGGGGTAAATGTAGATTTCTATTAAGAACAATGCCTTTATGAAATGGAAAGGGCTCTAATTAAATCCTCTTTTTTGTTGCGACTTAAAGGGATTTTAGTAATCCCAATTTCAGCAAATTTGCTATTGAAACGGTCAATTTTATCAATATTAACAATGTAGGATTTGTGAACACGAATAAACTTTTCTTTGCTCAAATCGTTTTCAAAGGATTTCATTGTAGAAAGCACTAAATTACTGTCGTCTTCAGTAACGACTCTAACATAATCACCGTAGGCTTCTATCCATTTAATTTTAGAAGTGAAAATTTTCAATTTTTTCAAATTACTTTTGATGAAAATGTGTTCCCCTTCTTCTTCTTTGTTGTCAGTTCTAAGTAAATGCAAATCAATGGCTCTTTTCACAGAAGCATTAAAACGCTCAAGAGCAATAGGTTTTTGTAAATAGTCGGTAGCATCATAATCAAATGCCTTCATCGCATATTCTGCTTTTGAAGTGATGAAAATGATTTGAGGCTTCGTTTTTAATCCATCTAAAAAATCAAACCCACTGATTACGGGCATTTCAATATCAAGAAAAATCAAATCAACTGCGTGTATAGACATACAGTTTTTAGCTTCAATTGCATTAGAAAAGTCCCCAATCAAGTGCAAATGTTGATGATTATTAACTAATTTAGCTATGATCATTCGTTGGATGGAGCTATCATCAACAACAACACAGTTTAGTTTCATAATTAAGCTTTTTAAATTTGGTTAGGTAAATATATTTTTTTTTGAGTAGCAAAGCAAATTTGCAAACATTATTTTTGCACTTTGTCGATTATTTCAAATATTCATTTGTGTATTCAAATAAAAAAACTACTTTTGCACCCAATTTAACAAATAAATATATTATTTATGAATCATTATGAAACTGTTTTCATTTTAAATCCCGTTTTATCTGAGGTTCAGGTGAAGGAAACAGTAAGCAAATTTGAAGAATTTCTTACTAGTAGAGGAGCTGAAATGGTATCGAAAGAAGATTGGGGTCTTAAAAAAATGGCTTACGAAATTCAAAACAAAAAAAGTGGTTTTTACCATTTATTCGAGTACAAAGTAGCTGGTGAAGTTTTACTTCCATTCGAAACTGAATTTAGACGTGACGAGCGTGTTATGCGTTTCTTAACTGTTGCTCTAGACAAACATGCTATCTCTTGGGCTGAAAGAAGAAGAGCAAAACTTAAATCTACTAAAGCTTAATTATCATGGCAACATTACAACAATCTGCTTCAGGAAAAAAAGACGGAGATATCAGATATCTAACGCCTTTGAACATAGAAATCAACAAAACTAAAAAGTATTGTCGTTTCAAAAAATCAGGTATCAAATATGTAGACTACAAAGATGCTGATTTCTTATTGAAATTTGTAAACGAGCAAGGTAAAATCTTACCTCGTCGTTTAACTGGTACTTCTTTGAAATACCAAAGAAAAGTGTCTGTAGCTGTGAAAAGAGCTCGTCACTTAGCTTTAATGCCATATGTGGCTGATTTACTAAAATAATAATTAATTAATAGTTGTTGGTTTTCGGTCAAATGAAACCTAACTTCTGAAATATAAGGACAACAACATGGAACTTATTTTAAATAAAGACGTACAAAACTTAGGTTTTAAAGATGATATCGTAACAGTAAAAAATGGTTACGGACGTAATTACTTGATTCCTCAAGGATTTGCACATTTAGCAACTTCTTCTGCAAAGAAAGTATTGGCTGAAAACCTAAAACAAAGAGCGCACAAAGAAGCTAAAATCGTTGCTGATGCTAAAGCTACTGCTGAAGCATTGAAAGCATTAGAAATTAAAATTGCTGCAAAAGCAGGTGGTGAAAAATTATTCGGTTCTATCACAAACATTGACATTGCTGCAGCTTTAGCGAATGCAGGTCAAGAAATTGATCGTAAATTCATCACTAGCGGTATCGTAAAACGTATCGGAAAATACACTGCATCTATCCGTTTACACAGAGATGTAATTGTTGAAATTCCTTACGAAATCGTTCCTGAGAAAGCATAATTTCAGATTTATAATTATAAAATCCCGATACGTTTTATTAACGGAATCGGGATTTTTTTTATTTTATAGAGCGGATACGAAGTAAAAGTGTTTTAGGTTAAATCATAATAAAATGAAATATACAAGACTTACAAAAGAACAGTTCGAAGAGTTACACCAAGAGTTTACGACTTTTTTGGCAACTCAGTCGATTGATAAAGCGGAATGGGATACCATTAAAAAAGAAAAACCTGAGGTGGCCGAACAAGAACTGGACGTTTTTTCAGATTTAATTTGGGAAGGGGTACTAACGAAAGCGCAGTTTTTAGAACATTTTTCTAAAAATCATATTTTCCTATTTCAATGCTTTGATACGGAAGTAAAATCAATTGTTCTAAAATCATTGGTTCCAGAAGTTGATTTTTTGACCAAAGAAGGATTACAATGGCTTTCTGATAACATGTTTACAGAAACAATTGAAATGAAAGTGGGTAAAAAAGTATTTACCGAGGAACGAAATTATTCCCTATTTCAATTAATCCAACAAGGTGCTTTTCTAAGCGATGGACAATTGTTCAATCAAATTAATTCAATTATAGAATCGTAAAACTATTTTATAAAGTATAAATTGGCTATTTTAGTACCTTATTTGAAAAACTAAAATAGCCATTTTTATTTCATGAATATTCAAGATACGATTCAGCAGTTGCGCTCCGAATTAGACCAACACAATTACAACTATTACGTGTTGGACCAACCTCAAATTTCGGATTTCGAATTTGACCAAAAATTAAAAGAACTGCAAACGTTAGAAGCTGCGCATCCCGAGTTTTTCGATGCCAATTCGCCAACCCAAAGAGTGGGAGGAACAATCACTAAAAACTTCCAAACTGTAGTTCACGATTACCGTATGTATTCTTTAGATAATTCATATTCTAAAGAAGATGTAGTGGATTGGGAAGCACGTATTCAGAAAGTTTTAGGTAACGTTCCTATCGAATATACTTGCGAATTAAAATATGACGGCGCCTCTATTAGTATTACGTATGAAAACGGAAAGCTAGCTCGAGCAGTTACGCGTGGTGATGGTATTCAGGGCGACGAGGTAACGAATAACATCAAAACCATTAAATCAATTCCTTTGCAATTGAAAGGAAATTATCCTGCTCATTTTGCTATTCGCGGTGAAATCATCTTGCCTTTCGCTGGTTTTGAAAAAATGAATCAAGAGTTGATTGAAATTGGAGAAACACCTTATTCCAACCCCAGAAATACCGCTTCTGGAAGTTTGAAATTGCAAGACAGTTCAGAAGTAGCTAAGAGACCATTAGATTGTTTACTGTACGCATTAGTGGGTAACAATTTGCCGTTGCAATCACAGTTTGAGGGATTACAAGCTGCTAGAGATTGGGGGTTCAAGGCACCAAAAGAAGCCAAACTAGCCAAAAATATAGACGAAGTTTTTGAATTCATTGACTATTGGGACGCACATCGCCATCAACTTCCTTATGAAACAGATGGGGTAGTAATCAAAGTAAATGCTTTGTCGTATCAAGACGAGCTAGGCTATACTGCAAAATCTCCTCGTTGGGCCATTGCTTATAAATTCAAGTCAGAACAAGTTAGTACCAAATTAAATTCAATTTCCTATCAGGTAGGGCGTACAGGTGCCATTACACCAGTTGCCAATTTAGAGCCAGTGCAATTGGCAGGAACGGTTGTCAAACGCGCTTCCTTGCACAACGCCGACCAGATAGAAAAATTGGATATCCGAATTGGAGATACGGTTTTTGTAGAAAAAGGAGGGGAGATTATCCCTAAAATCATTGCTGTTGATTTAGAGAAGCGTCCTGAACATTCAGAAGTAACGCAGTATATTGCAAATTGCCCTGAATGCCAAACGGCTTTGGTGCGCTCTGATGGGGAAGCGAATCATTATTGCCCAAATTTTTATGGTTGTCCCCCTCAGATCATTGGTAGAATTCAGCATTTCATTTCTCGTAAGGCAATGGATATTGAAGGTTTAGGAGGAGAAACAGTGGCTTTATTGTACAATAACGGTTTGGTTCATAACTATGCCGATTTATATGATTTGACAGTGGAGCAAGTGTTGCCGCTGGAAAGAATGGCTCAAAAATCTGCAGAGAATTTAGTGAATGGTGTAGCTAAATCAAAGGAGATTCCTTTTGAAAGTGTTTTGTTTGCTTTGGGAATTCGCTTTGTAGGTGAAACGGTTGCCAAAAAATTGGCCAAGCATTACAAAACAATTACGGCTTTAGAGCAAGCTACTCTTGAGGATTTGATTTTGGTGGATGAAATAGGAGAACGTATCGCCAAAAGCGTAATCGAATTTTTTGCAAATGAAGAAAATAGAGCAATTATTGAACGATTAAGATTGCGCGGTGTTCAATTGGAAATAGTTGAAAAAGTGAATCCTAATGCGACAACTAAGTTTTTAGGAAAAACCTTTGTAGTTTCTGGTGTTTTTGAAGAATTTTCTAGAGATGATTTAAAGAAAGCAATTGAAGACAATGGCGGGAAAGTAGGAAGTTCTATTTCGTCCAAAACCAATTTTGTGGTAGCGGGAGATAATATGGGGCCTTCTAAATTAGA harbors:
- a CDS encoding helix-turn-helix transcriptional regulator: MPIVVNLDVMMAKRKMSLNELSEKVDLTLSNLSILKTGKAKAIRFNTLEALCKALECEPGDLLEYKK
- a CDS encoding DUF2975 domain-containing protein; amino-acid sequence: MEIRISTEQLLKILFYVALFLFVGICIESGMYIFNGLYTFTINSYNANFLSLKALYQFDPGHYGVVMLLLSIVTTLKAVLFFVIVKLLHDKNLNLYQPFSTKMYHFLLTLSGLSVVIAFFSNYGLNYLKWLQEKPIALPDLSTFAVGGGDVWFFMGIILFLIAKIFKRGIEIQSDNELTI
- the nadC gene encoding carboxylating nicotinate-nucleotide diphosphorylase; its protein translation is MISEAQFQQELQLFIANGIREDVGPGDYSSLACIPSTATGKAKLLVKEDGIIAGVALAKMIFNYVDPSLQIETFIQDGTPVRYGDVVFHISGSSQSILKSERLVLNTMQRMSAIATKTNSYVRLLEGTKTQILDTRKTTPGFRAAEKWAVTIGGGVNHRFALYDMIMLKDNHIDFAGGITKAIDKTKAYLKENNLDLKIIVEARDLAEIEEILKSEGVYRILIDNFNYEDTRKAVAMINGKCQSESSGNINETTISEYAACGVDFISSGALTHSVYNMDLSLKAI
- a CDS encoding YihY/virulence factor BrkB family protein, which translates into the protein MTPTNKVPFEILVKNKIKANGLVRKLIHFLQSQKLLWLEEVSLYDFLHSYVLGILNGKLSVRAGAIAFSFFMALFPFALYILNLIPYIPIQGFQTDFLRFVEQSVPPNTYDAIAGIIDDILNNSHSGLLSSGFILSIFLMANGLNAILGGFEESRHVTEKRGFIDQYLVAIGMSIFLSFLLIFTVAIIVVFEVFIQKSKIQDVLSDNIPLIQLGRYLFLSLMILFTTSILLRFGIKQRHKPKFISVGSVFTTILIIISSYGFGIWVVKFSKYNELYGSIGTLLILMFYIWINCMLLLLGFELNAIIQSHRNQIKSKKTL
- a CDS encoding DUF2147 domain-containing protein, which gives rise to MRKIILVASVLCFAVVTTVRSQSVVGKWKTIDDETGKPKSIVEVYEKSGKIYGKIVDILDPQKKDKLCTECTGDEKNKPVLGMVIVKGLQKDAEEFNGGSITDPVTGKKYKCFITLEGKDKLKVRGYIGFALIGRTQYWHRVK
- the priA gene encoding primosomal protein N', giving the protein MFFVEVILPLALAKTFTYQVSETEYHFIKKGMRLAVPFGKSKIYTAIAIELHRNEPTLYQAKEIHQILDHEPMVTAVQLQHWFWIASYYMCAIGEVYRNAVPSALLLESETVVTAQASSFHNETDLSDEEYLVYQALQQQSSLKIDDIIAIVNKKNVFPIIHKLIDKKIVFLQEEIAEGYKPKLVRYVRLHPQYNSQEGLGALLEQLKNASKQKEIVLHYFQLNATEKKPIPVKKLVESANVTSAVVKALIDKEIFEEYYIQQDRVMYSGEATKKELLLSNAQQEAFDAIQNQFSNREVCLLHGVTSSGKTEIYIKWIETFLATGKQVLYLLPEIALTTQLVSRLRLHFGDKVAVFHSKFNNNERVEVWYQVLQNAEKAQIVIGARSALFLPFQQLGAIIIDEEHEQTFKQMDPAPRFHARDAAIVLANYHKSKVLLGSATPSLETYYNAQSAKYGLVTLKERFGRVQMPVVELVDIKDKYLRKQMKGHFSDTLIAEITTALSLGEQVILFQNRRGFAPVIECMTCGHIPQCPQCDVSLTYHKFKSQLRCHYCGYAMGKPSNCHACSSIDLTTKGFGTEQIELELLSLFPNAKCGRMDQDTTRGKYGFEKILDSFKNQEIDILVGTQMLAKGLDFDNVSLVGIMNADTMLYHPDFRAFERSFQMMTQVAGRAGRSEKQGKVIIQTYNPLHNTIQQVTRNDYEGMFKEQLYERQIYKYPPYFRLIKITLKHRDFDKLKEGAMWLYQVMSQALDMPVLGPEEPAINRIRNEYIRTIMVKIPHTQPIGSTKTRLQKVLNSFEAVANYRAIKVGVNVDFY
- a CDS encoding LytTR family DNA-binding domain-containing protein — protein: MKLNCVVVDDSSIQRMIIAKLVNNHQHLHLIGDFSNAIEAKNCMSIHAVDLIFLDIEMPVISGFDFLDGLKTKPQIIFITSKAEYAMKAFDYDATDYLQKPIALERFNASVKRAIDLHLLRTDNKEEEGEHIFIKSNLKKLKIFTSKIKWIEAYGDYVRVVTEDDSNLVLSTMKSFENDLSKEKFIRVHKSYIVNIDKIDRFNSKFAEIGITKIPLSRNKKEDLIRALSIS
- the rpsF gene encoding 30S ribosomal protein S6 is translated as MNHYETVFILNPVLSEVQVKETVSKFEEFLTSRGAEMVSKEDWGLKKMAYEIQNKKSGFYHLFEYKVAGEVLLPFETEFRRDERVMRFLTVALDKHAISWAERRRAKLKSTKA
- the rpsR gene encoding 30S ribosomal protein S18, whose product is MATLQQSASGKKDGDIRYLTPLNIEINKTKKYCRFKKSGIKYVDYKDADFLLKFVNEQGKILPRRLTGTSLKYQRKVSVAVKRARHLALMPYVADLLK
- the rplI gene encoding 50S ribosomal protein L9; protein product: MELILNKDVQNLGFKDDIVTVKNGYGRNYLIPQGFAHLATSSAKKVLAENLKQRAHKEAKIVADAKATAEALKALEIKIAAKAGGEKLFGSITNIDIAAALANAGQEIDRKFITSGIVKRIGKYTASIRLHRDVIVEIPYEIVPEKA
- a CDS encoding DUF6495 family protein, producing the protein MKYTRLTKEQFEELHQEFTTFLATQSIDKAEWDTIKKEKPEVAEQELDVFSDLIWEGVLTKAQFLEHFSKNHIFLFQCFDTEVKSIVLKSLVPEVDFLTKEGLQWLSDNMFTETIEMKVGKKVFTEERNYSLFQLIQQGAFLSDGQLFNQINSIIES
- the ligA gene encoding NAD-dependent DNA ligase LigA translates to MNIQDTIQQLRSELDQHNYNYYVLDQPQISDFEFDQKLKELQTLEAAHPEFFDANSPTQRVGGTITKNFQTVVHDYRMYSLDNSYSKEDVVDWEARIQKVLGNVPIEYTCELKYDGASISITYENGKLARAVTRGDGIQGDEVTNNIKTIKSIPLQLKGNYPAHFAIRGEIILPFAGFEKMNQELIEIGETPYSNPRNTASGSLKLQDSSEVAKRPLDCLLYALVGNNLPLQSQFEGLQAARDWGFKAPKEAKLAKNIDEVFEFIDYWDAHRHQLPYETDGVVIKVNALSYQDELGYTAKSPRWAIAYKFKSEQVSTKLNSISYQVGRTGAITPVANLEPVQLAGTVVKRASLHNADQIEKLDIRIGDTVFVEKGGEIIPKIIAVDLEKRPEHSEVTQYIANCPECQTALVRSDGEANHYCPNFYGCPPQIIGRIQHFISRKAMDIEGLGGETVALLYNNGLVHNYADLYDLTVEQVLPLERMAQKSAENLVNGVAKSKEIPFESVLFALGIRFVGETVAKKLAKHYKTITALEQATLEDLILVDEIGERIAKSVIEFFANEENRAIIERLRLRGVQLEIVEKVNPNATTKFLGKTFVVSGVFEEFSRDDLKKAIEDNGGKVGSSISSKTNFVVAGDNMGPSKLEKATKLGIPILSEQDFKRMLNED